The proteins below are encoded in one region of Scylla paramamosain isolate STU-SP2022 chromosome 8, ASM3559412v1, whole genome shotgun sequence:
- the LOC135102895 gene encoding probable cytochrome P450 CYP44: MLRALRSVRSGLHATYLESYFISQCDKLSSKWLTRGLHSAPAEDVAEDAGVTAAVGARSGEHPNKSNRNQEVRPFTSIPGPKPLPLLGNKLFFTTIVERYWESVQRIYEKYGPVVKVERFSGSLDMVIAFRPEDTRKMFQAEGIYPMRPGLGILTHYRSKRPQWFSSPGLVPGNGPEWRRLRSVIHPLLRREVINSYRPAQTEVANDLVRAIAASNQHNTKQDPSRHIISDTLSILFHYTLEAVGVVSLGMRLGCLASTSANCQAQSIIKANIEVLNVLGESMLQPPLYKLFPTRGYRRLSAAQDTICRQVDVEVARRREELALDPEGFTQRHPFLASLMNNPDLSSQDVFLLLIETLQGGIDATATTLGFCLYFLAGHPAVQDKLLKEVQHVQPEIHTLQGLPYLRAVVQETLRLRPSAAARSRVIQEDTIISGYCVPAGTFVVSPPNVACYDPQIFPEPETFKPDRWLKKRGSALNTTDVLSMSSDVENKAIGEKIDPYTVVAFGHGARMCPGRRLAEQEIFLALIQLVKSYKMELAHPGKVVGQVMRLNMMPDTPLAIVFIPH, from the exons ATGCTGCGTGCCTTGAGGTCGGTCAGGAGTGGGCTGCACGCCACCTATCTGGAGAGCTACTTCATCTCTCAGTGTGACAAGTTGTCTTCAAAATGGCTTACAAGAGGCCTACATAGCGCACCAGCAGAAGATGTGGCGGAGGATGCAGGAGTGACTGCAGCAGTGGGTGCTCGAAGCGGTGAACACCCAAACAAGAGCAACAGGAATCAAGAGGTTAGGCCATTTACCTCAATACCAGGGCCGAAGCCTCTCCCGCTGCTGGGAAACAAGCTCTTCTTCACAACTATAG TGGAAAGGTACTGGGAGAGTGTACAACGAATCTACGAGAAGTATGGTCCCGTGGTGAAAGTGGAGCGTTTCTCCGGCAGTCTGGACATGGTGATAGCGTTCCGCCCAGAAGACACCAGGAAAATGTTTCAG GCAGAGGGAATCTACCCAATGCGCCCAGGCCTTGGCATCCTCACCCACTACCGATCCAAGCGTCCCCAGTGGTTCTCCTCTCCTGGCCTGGTCCCAGG GAACGGGCCAGAATGGCGTCGCCTTCGTAGTGTCATCCATCCTTTGCTTCGACGAGAGGTAATTAACTCCTACCGGCCAGCTCAGACTGAAGTTGCCAACGATCTGGTTCGTGCTATTGCTGCCAGTAATCAACACAACACCAAACAAGATCCCTCAAGACACATAATCTCCGACACCCttagtattctttttcattacaCTTTGGAAG CCGTTGGCGTGGTGTCTCTGGGTATGCGTCTGGGCTGTCTCGCTTCTACCTCCGCCAACTGCCAAGCCCAAAGTATCATCAAAGCGAACATAGAGGTACTGAATGTACTCGGTGAGTCCATGCTCCAACCGCCGCTATACAAATTATTTCCGACCAGAGGTTACCGTCGCTTGAGCGCTGCTCAGGACACCATCTGTAG GCAGGTGGATGTGGAGGTAGCTCGGCGAAGAGAGGAGCTGGCATTGGATCCTGAAGGATTTACCCAACGACATCCCTTCCTGGCAAGCCTTATGAACAATCCTGACCTGTCCTCGCAAGACGTATTCCTCCTGCTGATTGAAACCTTACAGGGTGGTATAGATGCG ACCGCCACCACTCTTGGGTTCTGTCTTTACTTTCTGGCGGGCCACCCTGCCGTTCAGGACAAGCTGCTGAAAGAGGTACAGCACGTCCAGCCCGAGATCCACACTCTTCAG GGTCTGCCATACCTGCGGGCTGTGGTGCAGGAAACACTTCGGTTGCGTCCCTCCGCTGCCGCTCGCAGCAGGGTTATTCAGGAAGACACGATAATATCCGGCTACTGTGTGCCCGCTGGG ACCTTCGTCGTTTCGCCACCTAATGTTGCATGTTACGACCCACAAATCTTTCCGGAGCCTGAGACCTTCAAGCCTGATCGCTGGCTCAAGAAACGTGGCAGTGCATTGAACACAACTGATGTATTGTCTATGTCCTCAGATGTTGAGAACAAGGCAATTGGAGAAAAGATTGATCCCTATACTGTAGTGGCCTTTGGTCATGGGGCCCGAATGTGTCCTGGCAGGCGTCTGGCAGAACAGGAAATTTTTCTGGCTCTCATACAG CTTGTCAAGTCCTACAAAATGGAGTTGGCTCACCCAGGGAAGGTTGTTGGACAAGTGATGAGGCTCAACATGATGCCGGACACCCCTCTGGCTATCGTCTTCATACCGCACTAG